The genomic interval CGGTGGCGACGACGGCTCCGCCGACCGCCGCCGAGCTGCGGCTCCTGCGGGACGATGTCGACCCCGACCGCGTCTACCTCCGCTGAGGACCGCGCCCGCCCCCGTGGAAGCACCGCTTCCGTCCCGTCGGCGAGCCGCCTCCGTCCCCGGCGAAGAACTCGTCTCCGTCCCCGTCGAGAACCGTCTCTGTCTCCGTTGAAAGGGCTCCCACCGCCATGCGTATCAGGATCGTCGGAGCCGGGGCCATGGGCCGCGGCATCGCCCAGTGGGCGGCGAGCGCCGGTCACACCGTCGAGCTCGGGGACGTACGGCCCGAGGCGGTGACGGAAGCCCTGGACTTCGTCGCCTCGATGCTGGACCGGGCCGTCGCCAAGGGTCGGATGCCGGCCGCCGGGCGGGACGCGGCCGTGGCCCGGCTGGTGCCGCTCGCCGAGCCGTGGGCGGCGGGCCCCGAGGTGGAGCTGGTGATCGAGGCGGTACGGGAGGACCTGGCGACCAAGGCCGAGGTGTTCGGGAAGCTGGAGCAGACGCTGCCCTCCTCCGCCGTCTTCGCGACCAACACCTCCTCCCTGTCGGTGACCCGGATCGCCGCGACGCTCCGGGACCCCTCGCGCCTGGCCGGGCTGCACTTCTTCAACCCGGTGCCGCTGATGCGGATCGTCGAGGTGGTGCCGGGCGCGGCCACCCGCCCGGAGATCCCGGCCCTGCTGACCGAGTTGGTGGAGGGCTGCGGGCACCGGGCGGTGACCGTCGCCGACACCCCCGGCTTCCTGGTCAACCACGCCGGTCGGGGGCTGGTGACCGAGGCGCTCGCGCTGCTGGAGGAGTCGGTGGCGGACCCGGCGGAGATCGACCGGATCGCCCGGGACGTGCTGGGACTGCGGATGGGCCCCTTCGAGCTGATGGACCTGACCGGTCTCGACGTGACGGCCGCGGTGATCGACTCGATCTGGGAGGGCTTCCGGTACGAGGACCGGCTGCGCCCGTCGTTCCTGACCCCGAACCGGGTGGTGGCGGGGCTGCACGGCCGTAAGACGGGCCGGGGCTGGTACGCGTACGGCGACGGGGCGTCCGGCCCCGGGCCGGAGAGCGCGGTCACCGGGGACGCAGAGCGCCCGGTGTTCCTGGTCCCGGGCGGGCGGCCGGAGACCGTCGCGTACGAGGAGGCCCTGGCCGGGTCCCTGGAGGCGGCGGGGGTCCGGGTCGAGCGGGGCGCGGGGCCGTCCGCGCGGGCCGTGGTGCTGGTGCCCGTCTGGGGGACGCCGGTGTCGGCGGCGGTCGCGGAGGGTGCGTGGCCCCGGGAACGTACATTCGGCGTGGAGGTGCTGCCCCCGGCGGGGCGGCGGCGGGTCCTCGCGGTGACGGCGGCCGGCGATCCGGTGGCCGCCCGGGACGCGCGGGCGGTGCTGGCGTTGGCCGCCGAGGGCGACCATCCGTACGCGGTGTCGGTGGTGCGGGACACCGCGGGCACGGTCGCGCAGCGGCTGCTGTCCTCCGTCGTCGCGGTCGGCTGCTCGATCGCGGAGCGCTCGCTCGCCGCGCCCGCCGACATCGATCTGGCGGTGACCACGGGGCTCGGCTATCCGTACGGGCCGCTGGCCTGGGGCGAGCGGGTCGGGGCGGTGAGGCTGCTGGAGCTCCAGCGGTCGCTGTACGCGACGACGGGCGACCCGCGCCACCGGCCGACGCGGTGGATCACGGAGCGGGCCGCTCTGGGCCTGGCCGTGACCGACCCCGGGACCTCGCCGGCCGACTGCCTGGGGTGAGGGCCCGGCTCGGGCGACCGATTCGTACAAGACCGTCGGGGCGCCGCGTGCGTACGGTCGGGGCATGACTCCACGACTTGACGCGATCAGCATCATCACGGCGGACCTGGCGGCCTCGCTCGCCTTCTACCGCAGGCTCGGCCTCGACATCCCCGAAGGGGCGGAGTCCGCACCGCATGTCGAAGTGACCCTGCCGGGCGGGCAGCGGCTGCTGTGGGACACGGAGGAGGTCATCGCCTCGTTCGATCCGGACTGGAAGCGCCCGGCGGGCGGTGAGCGGGTCGCCCTGGCCTTCGTCTGCGACAGCCCGCGCGAGGTGGACTCGGTGTATGAGGAGCTGGTCGACGCCGGGTACACCGGGCACCTGAAGCCCTGGGACGCGGTGTGGGGGCAGCGCTACGCGGTCGTCCTGGACCCGGACGGCTGCGGGGTGTCGCTGTTCGCGGCGGCCGACGCCTCGTAACGCCCGAAGTAGGCCCCGAGCGTCGTCCCGGCGAGCGCGCGCATCTCGCGGGCCAGGTGCGCCTGGTCGACGCAGCCCGCCGCGGGGGCCGCCTCGGCGTACGGCAGACCCTCGCGGACGAGGGACAGGGCGCGCTGGAGGCGGAGGATCCGGGCCAGAGTCTTGGGGCCGTAGCCGAAGGCGGCCAGGGAGCGTCGGTGCAGTTGGCGGGCGCCCAGACCGACCTCGGCGGCCGTCGCCGCGACGGAGCCGCCGCGCCCCAGCCGGTCGGCGACCGCCGCCGTGAGCGGGTCCGGGGGGCCGGTCTCGGCGGCCAGGCCCAGGGCGTAGTCCTCCAGGGCGGCCGCGGGGTCGGCGGCCCGGTCGATCCGGTCGACGAGCCCGCGGACGGCGGCCCGGGGCCAGAGGTCGGCGAGCTCGACCCGGTGGTCGCGCAGTTCGTCGGCCGGTACGCCGAGGAGCACGGGGGCGGTTCCGGGCGGGAAGCGGATCGCGGCGCAGGAGGCGCGGTTGCGGGGGTCGACGCGGAAGGCGTGGGTGTCGGGTCCGGCGACGACCAGGCGGCCGGCGGACCAGATCAGGTCCATGCAGCCGTCGGGAAGGACCGACCGGGCGGGACCCGGCGGTCCGGGCGGGACCTCCAGGGTCCAGACGACGGCCCCGGCCAGCCGGGACGGCCGTTCCTGGTAGCGCTGCCGTTCCTGAGAGCGCCGGTGTTGCTGGTCGCGCTGGTGTTCCCGGGGCATGCTTCCACGCTAGCGCGCGGGCGGTTCCTCGACGTCCGTGGACTCCCTGGACTCCTTCGTGTCCCTGGGCTCCTTCGTGTCCCTGGGGTCCTTCTCCCAGGTCGCGTGCAGCCGGGACTTCACGTCGTCGGGCGGCAGGAAGCGGGACCAGCGCTCGGGGAACTCGGAGGGCATGTACGCGGGGCCGTCGTCCTCGTCATCGTCGTCGTCCGTTGCGGCGTAGGCGGCCGAGCGGGTACGGGCGACGAACTCGGCGGCCTGCGCGGCCCGGACGCGTTCGGTGGCCTCGCGGGCGGCGGCCGTGGCGAGCGAGGGCCACACCCGGTCGATGGCCGCGTTGACCGCGGCGCCGACCAGGACCGCGAAGGCGGAGATGCCGATCCACAGCAGGACGGCGATCGGCGCCGCCAGGGAGCCGTAAATGGTGGGGCCTTCGACCGTGTTGGTCAGGTAGATCCGGAGCAGGAAGCTGCCGAGAACCCACATGCCGAGCGCCATCAGGGCCCCGGGGACGTCCTCGATCCAGGGCGAACGCACCGGCACGGACACGTGGTAGAGCGTCGTGAGGAACGCGACGCCCAGCAGTATCACGAGCGGCCAGTACAGGACGGCTATGACCTCGGTGCCCCACGGCACCAGCTCGACCACCCGGTCCGGGCCGACGACCAGCAGCGGCAGCACCACCGCACCGATCAGCAGGGCGACGACGTACAGCAGGAAGGCGAGCAGCCGGGTCTTGACGATGCCGCGGTGGCCGTCGAGTCCGTACATGACGGTGATGGTGTCGATGAAGACGTTCACCGCGCGGGAGCCGGACCACAGGGCGATGGCGAAGCCGATGGAGATGATGTCGGGGCGGGCCCCGGTCGTGACGTCGGCGAGCAGCGGTTTGGCGAAGTCGTTGACCCCGCGCTCGGACAGCACCGTCTGGGCGGCGGAGAGGATGTTGCGCTCGATGGAGGCGACGGTGGTGGTCGTCGTCCACTCGTCGACGTAACCGAGCAGCCCGATCATGCCGAGCAGCAGCGGGGGCAGCGAGAGCAGGGTGAAGAACGCCGCCTCGGCCGCGAGTCCCAGAATGCGGTACTCGATGCACGAGTTGACGGTGTCCTTGAGCAAGTGCCACGCCATCCGTCGTTTGGAGACGTTGCGGTAGAGCACTCGCGCCCGGTGGAGCCGGCCCGGTGGCCGCTCGGGTGTTTCTTTTGCTGCCTGCACGTCCTTACCGTATCGGCATGGCAGCCACCACCCGCACCGTGACCGATCAGGCTCCACCGCTGGTGGGCCAGGACGTCTTGGCCGCCGGCCGGGTCCTGTCCGAGGCCGTTGGACGGCATGTCGCGCCCGGGGTCCTACCGGTGGCGCCGGCGGCGCTCGGCGAGTTCGGCCGGGCCGCGGGCTCGGGGCGCATAGCTGCTCACCGGTCACCGGGGGTTCTGTTCGGCGCCGATGTCGGACGGCTTCCTGCGGCTCGCGGTGCCCGCCGCGAAGTACGTTCGGCAGGCTCGTGCGGGCGGGGAAGCGACGGAGGGTGGTGCTGCGCCGACACGGCACCACCCTCCATGCTTCTGCGACACCGGGCGGCCGGGACAGGCCCGGCGCACAGTGTTCCCGCCACTCTTGTACGGAGCCGCGGGACCTGGCCAGAGTTGCAAAGGGTTGCAACCATTGTGTGGACTGATCGGCGGTCCGGCCAGGTGACCGGCAGGATGGGCCGGGCGGGGCAGCGTTCGGGGGGAACGGGGACCATGACGGAGACAGGTTCTGCGGGGGTGGTGCGGGTGACGGGCCAGGGGGCGGGCCGCCAGGCGGCCCGGTCGCTCCACCGGGCGCGGGAGGCGCGGCTGGCGGGGGCCCGGTCCGAGGTCGCGCCCCGGGCGGAGATCGACGCCTCCTGGGACCGGGTGGTGCGCAGCGGTATCGACCCCGACCAGTCGCCGGAGAGCGAGCTGTTGCAGGCGGACGAGATCGAGCACCGGCGCCACAGCACGGCGCTCGGCGAGCTGATGCCGTTGCTGCGGGCGGGGCTGGCCTCGATCGCGGATGCCGCGCAGCAGATCCTGGTGGTGACCGACACCGAGGGCCGGGTGCTGTGGCGGCAGGGCCATATGGGGGTGCTGCGCCGGGCCCACGCCATCTGCCTGGAGGAAGGGGCGGACTGGGCCGAGGCGGCGACCGGGACGAACGCGATCGGGACGGCGCTGGCCGCCCGGGTCCCCGTCCAGGTCCACTCGGCCGAGCACTTCATCCGGGCGCTGCACGGCTGGACCTGTGCGGCGGCCCCGGTCCGGGATCCGCGCGACGGCCGGCTGATCGGGATCGTGGACATCAGCGGTCCGGCGTCCACGTTCCACCCCGCGACGCTGGCCCTGGTCGACTCGGTGGCCCGGCTCGCCGAGGGCGAGATCCGCACCCGTCACCTGGCGGAGATCGAGCGGCTGCGCGCGGTGGCCGCGCCGATCCTGTGCCGGATCGGCGGGCGGGCGCTGGCGGTGGACGTGCACGGGCGGCTGGCGGCGGTGACCGGGATGGCCCCCGTGGACCGGCTGCCGTTGCCGAAGTCACTGGGGCCGGGGCCGGTGTGGCTGCCCTCGCTCGGCATGTGCCGGGTCGAGCCGCTGCCGGGCGGCTGGCTGGTTCAGGTGGACGACGGCGGCACGGAGGGGGCGCCGCGGCGGGTGGTGCTGGACCTGAGCCGGCCGCGGTCGCTCGCCGTGCAGGTGACGGGGCCGCTGGGGAGCCGCACCGAGCGGCTCTCGCCGCGTCACGCGGAGTTGTTGTACGCGCTGGCGGTGCACCGGCAGGGGCGGTCGGCCTCGGAGCTGGCGCGGGACATCTTCGGGGACGGGACCCGGACGGTGACGGTCCGGGCCGAGGTCTCCCGGCTGCGGCGTCAGCTGGCGGAGGTGCTGGCCCACCGCCCGTACCGCTTCGGGGACGGGGTGGAGGTGGAGGTGATCCACCCGCAGGACCGCGCGGATCTGCTGCCGCACTCCAGGGCGCCCGTGGTGGTGGAGGCCCGCGGGGCGGCTCCGACCGCCTGAGAGGGCCGGCCCGATGGGGGCCGTGGTCTCCCCGGACCGGGGCCGCCGGGCGTGCGGGGGCGGGCGTTGGGGCCGTGGCCTTTCCGGGCGGGGGCCGCCGTGCGGGGGTGGGCGGCGGCATGGTTCTCTGGCCGTCATGAGCGATACCCCGCAGCCCGCAGCCCCGACCACCGAGGTGACCGTCTGGTCGCTGGAACAGACCTCGCCCGGCGATCTCCGGCCCGCCGCCGTACCGGAGGGCGATCTGCGCATCGTCCGGTCCGAGGTGGTGCTGCCGGAGTTCAGCCGGTTCCTCTACTCCGCCGTGGGCGGCGACATCCACTGGACCGACCGGCTGGGCATGACGTACGCCCAGTGGCAGGAGGCTCTGGAGCGGCCGGGGGCGGAGACCTGGGTGGCGTACGAGAACGGGACGCCGGCCGGGTACGTCGAGCTGGACCCGCAGGACGACGGCGTGGTCGAGATCATGTACTTCGGGCTGATCCCGGCGTTCCGGGGGCGGCGGATCGGCGGCCACCTCCTCGGTTACGGGGTGGCGCGCGCCTGGGACTTGGCCGAGCGCTGGCCGGAGCGGCCGGTGACGAAGCGGGTGTGGCTGCACACCTGCTCGAAGGACGGCCCGCACGCGATGGACAACTATCTGCGGCGCGGCTTCCGGCTCTTCGACACGAAGACCGAGGTGGAGCCGGACGTGGCGACGCCGGGGCCTTGGCCCGGGGCGTACTCCTCCTGATCATCCGTGACCTCTGAGGGCGGTGGAGCGGTGGCTCCACCGCCCTCACGGCTGCCAGGTGGGCGTTTCGTCGCCTTTGCCAGGGCCGCACTCCGTGACCAGCACCACATCGTCCCACTCTCCGAGACCCAGCCGTCCACATAGCGGATAGTGGTGGACTGCCCCGAGATGCGCGTGACACGCTTCCGCCATGCCTGGAACTGGAATTGCCTTGGTGAGTCGACGCCACGTCGACCTCTGCCGCATGTCCAGCGCCATCTGTCCGGCGAGCTGAGAGTCCCAGCACCGCCGCCCCCTCTTCCCTCTGAACCGTCCCGCGCACCGCCGCGCCTCAGCGCGAGTGTGCCGCTCAGAGCCGCCCTCCCGCAGTCCCGAAGGACGTATTGTCATGGCCGCTACCCCGGAACAGCCTGCGACCACCACGCCCCGCCGCAAGGCCGGACGCCACCGCGGCGAGGGCCAGTGGGCCGTGGGCCACCACACCCCCCTGAACGGGAACGAGCAGTTCAAGAAGGACGACGACGGTCTCAACGTACGGACACGTATTGAGACGATCTACTCCAAGCGCGGCTTCGACTCCATCGACCCGAACGACCTGCGCGGACGCATGCGCTGGTGGGGGCTGTACACCCAGCGCAAGCCCGGCATCGACGGCGGCAAGACGGCCGTGCTGGAGCCGGAGGAGCTGGACGACGAGTACTTCATGCTGCGCGTCCGCATCGACGGCGGCCGGCTGACCACGCGGCAGCTGCGGGTGATCGGGGAGATCTCCCAGGAGTTCGCGCGGGGCACCGCCGACCTCACCGACCGGCAGAACGTGCAGTACCACTGGATCCGCATCGAGGACGTGCCGGAGATCTGGCGGCGGCTCGAAGAGGTGGGCCTGTCCACCACCGAGGCCTGCGGTGACACACCCCGCACGATCCTCGGCTCGCCCGTCGCGGGCGTCGCGGAGAACGAGATCATCGACGGCACACCCGCCATCGACGAGATCCAGCGGCGGTTCATCGGCAACCCCGACTTCTCCAACCTGCCCCGCAAGTTCAAGACGGCGATCTCCGGCTCCCCGCACCTGGACGTGGCGCACGAGATCAACGACATCGCCTTCGTCGGCGTGGACCACCCGGAGCACGGCCCCGGCTTCGACCTCTGGGTCGGCGGCGGTCTCTCCACCAACCCCAAGCTCGGGGTGCGGCTCGGCGCCTGGGTGCCGCTGGACGAGGTGCCCGACGTGTACGGCGGGGTCATCGCGATCTTCCGCGACTACGGCTACCGGCGGCTGCGCACCCGCGCCCGCCTGAAGTTCCTGGTCGCGGACTGGGGCCCGGAGAAGTTCCGCCAGATCCTTCAGGACGAGTACCTGAAGCGCGAGCTGATCGACGGCCCCGCGCCCGAGGAGCCCGCCCAGACCTGGCGCGACCACCTCGGGGTGCACCGGCAGAAGGACGGCCGTTTCTACGTCGGCTTCGCCGCGCGGGTCGGCCGGGTCGACGGCTCCACGCTCACCAAGATCGCCGAGCTGGCCGACGCGCACGGCTCCGGCCGGGTGCGGACCACCGCCGAGCAGAAGATGATCGTGCTCGACGTGGCCGAGGAGCAGGTGGAGTCCCTGGTCTCCGGACTGGAGGCGCTCGACCTCAAGGTCACCCCGTCCCCGTTCCGGCGCGGCACGATGGCTTGCACCGGCATCGAGTTCTGCAAGCTGGCGATCGTCGAGACGAAGGCGCGCGGCGCCGCCCTCATCGACGAACTGGAGCGCCGCATCCCGGAGTTCGACCACCCGATCACCATCAACATCAACGGCTGCCCGAACGCCTGCGCCCGCATCCAGGTCGCGGACATCGGCCTCAAGGGCCAGTTGATGCTCGACGAGAGCGGCAACCAGGTCGAGGGTTACCAGGTGCACCTCGGCGGGGCGCTCGGCCTGGAGGCCGGGTTCGGCCGCAAGGTGCGTGGCCTGAAGGTCACTTCGGCCGAACTGCCCGACTACGTCGAGCGGGTGCTCGGCCGCTTCCAGGAGGAGCGCGAGGACGGCGAGCGTTTCGCGGCCTGGGCGGCCCGGGCCAGTGCGGAGTCGCTGTCATGAGCGAGCGAGCCGCCCCGTTCTACTGCCCGTACTGCGGCGACGAGGACCTGCGCCCCAACGAGACCGGTCACGGCGCCTGGGAATGTACTTCCTGCAACCGTGCGTTCCAGCTGAAGTTCCTGGGTCTGCTGACCCGGGGCGTTCAGCGCAACGACGGTGAGGG from Streptomyces sp. CA-278952 carries:
- a CDS encoding GNAT family N-acetyltransferase produces the protein MSDTPQPAAPTTEVTVWSLEQTSPGDLRPAAVPEGDLRIVRSEVVLPEFSRFLYSAVGGDIHWTDRLGMTYAQWQEALERPGAETWVAYENGTPAGYVELDPQDDGVVEIMYFGLIPAFRGRRIGGHLLGYGVARAWDLAERWPERPVTKRVWLHTCSKDGPHAMDNYLRRGFRLFDTKTEVEPDVATPGPWPGAYSS
- a CDS encoding YihY/virulence factor BrkB family protein, with amino-acid sequence MLYRNVSKRRMAWHLLKDTVNSCIEYRILGLAAEAAFFTLLSLPPLLLGMIGLLGYVDEWTTTTTVASIERNILSAAQTVLSERGVNDFAKPLLADVTTGARPDIISIGFAIALWSGSRAVNVFIDTITVMYGLDGHRGIVKTRLLAFLLYVVALLIGAVVLPLLVVGPDRVVELVPWGTEVIAVLYWPLVILLGVAFLTTLYHVSVPVRSPWIEDVPGALMALGMWVLGSFLLRIYLTNTVEGPTIYGSLAAPIAVLLWIGISAFAVLVGAAVNAAIDRVWPSLATAAAREATERVRAAQAAEFVARTRSAAYAATDDDDDEDDGPAYMPSEFPERWSRFLPPDDVKSRLHATWEKDPRDTKEPRDTKESRESTDVEEPPAR
- a CDS encoding VOC family protein, whose product is MTPRLDAISIITADLAASLAFYRRLGLDIPEGAESAPHVEVTLPGGQRLLWDTEEVIASFDPDWKRPAGGERVALAFVCDSPREVDSVYEELVDAGYTGHLKPWDAVWGQRYAVVLDPDGCGVSLFAAADAS
- a CDS encoding putative leader peptide, translated to MPGTGIALVSRRHVDLCRMSSAICPAS
- a CDS encoding 3-hydroxyacyl-CoA dehydrogenase NAD-binding domain-containing protein yields the protein MRIRIVGAGAMGRGIAQWAASAGHTVELGDVRPEAVTEALDFVASMLDRAVAKGRMPAAGRDAAVARLVPLAEPWAAGPEVELVIEAVREDLATKAEVFGKLEQTLPSSAVFATNTSSLSVTRIAATLRDPSRLAGLHFFNPVPLMRIVEVVPGAATRPEIPALLTELVEGCGHRAVTVADTPGFLVNHAGRGLVTEALALLEESVADPAEIDRIARDVLGLRMGPFELMDLTGLDVTAAVIDSIWEGFRYEDRLRPSFLTPNRVVAGLHGRKTGRGWYAYGDGASGPGPESAVTGDAERPVFLVPGGRPETVAYEEALAGSLEAAGVRVERGAGPSARAVVLVPVWGTPVSAAVAEGAWPRERTFGVEVLPPAGRRRVLAVTAAGDPVAARDARAVLALAAEGDHPYAVSVVRDTAGTVAQRLLSSVVAVGCSIAERSLAAPADIDLAVTTGLGYPYGPLAWGERVGAVRLLELQRSLYATTGDPRHRPTRWITERAALGLAVTDPGTSPADCLG
- a CDS encoding helix-turn-helix domain-containing protein, which gives rise to MTETGSAGVVRVTGQGAGRQAARSLHRAREARLAGARSEVAPRAEIDASWDRVVRSGIDPDQSPESELLQADEIEHRRHSTALGELMPLLRAGLASIADAAQQILVVTDTEGRVLWRQGHMGVLRRAHAICLEEGADWAEAATGTNAIGTALAARVPVQVHSAEHFIRALHGWTCAAAPVRDPRDGRLIGIVDISGPASTFHPATLALVDSVARLAEGEIRTRHLAEIERLRAVAAPILCRIGGRALAVDVHGRLAAVTGMAPVDRLPLPKSLGPGPVWLPSLGMCRVEPLPGGWLVQVDDGGTEGAPRRVVLDLSRPRSLAVQVTGPLGSRTERLSPRHAELLYALAVHRQGRSASELARDIFGDGTRTVTVRAEVSRLRRQLAEVLAHRPYRFGDGVEVEVIHPQDRADLLPHSRAPVVVEARGAAPTA
- a CDS encoding helix-turn-helix domain-containing protein: MPREHQRDQQHRRSQERQRYQERPSRLAGAVVWTLEVPPGPPGPARSVLPDGCMDLIWSAGRLVVAGPDTHAFRVDPRNRASCAAIRFPPGTAPVLLGVPADELRDHRVELADLWPRAAVRGLVDRIDRAADPAAALEDYALGLAAETGPPDPLTAAVADRLGRGGSVAATAAEVGLGARQLHRRSLAAFGYGPKTLARILRLQRALSLVREGLPYAEAAPAAGCVDQAHLAREMRALAGTTLGAYFGRYEASAAANSDTPQPSGSRTTA
- a CDS encoding nitrite/sulfite reductase, which translates into the protein MAATPEQPATTTPRRKAGRHRGEGQWAVGHHTPLNGNEQFKKDDDGLNVRTRIETIYSKRGFDSIDPNDLRGRMRWWGLYTQRKPGIDGGKTAVLEPEELDDEYFMLRVRIDGGRLTTRQLRVIGEISQEFARGTADLTDRQNVQYHWIRIEDVPEIWRRLEEVGLSTTEACGDTPRTILGSPVAGVAENEIIDGTPAIDEIQRRFIGNPDFSNLPRKFKTAISGSPHLDVAHEINDIAFVGVDHPEHGPGFDLWVGGGLSTNPKLGVRLGAWVPLDEVPDVYGGVIAIFRDYGYRRLRTRARLKFLVADWGPEKFRQILQDEYLKRELIDGPAPEEPAQTWRDHLGVHRQKDGRFYVGFAARVGRVDGSTLTKIAELADAHGSGRVRTTAEQKMIVLDVAEEQVESLVSGLEALDLKVTPSPFRRGTMACTGIEFCKLAIVETKARGAALIDELERRIPEFDHPITININGCPNACARIQVADIGLKGQLMLDESGNQVEGYQVHLGGALGLEAGFGRKVRGLKVTSAELPDYVERVLGRFQEEREDGERFAAWAARASAESLS